A window of Deinococcus sp. HSC-46F16 contains these coding sequences:
- a CDS encoding GGDEF domain-containing protein translates to MRRPRLRLLPPDPLRLVRWAPLLAASIGLVLLLRCGTASPFYVGLLLAVIAFGLLRLFGPARVRARLHAQFPVAYVLLLLGVWAVGLHVLPQHPATPMALLAALLHTTTLYVFFFLQRSPRVAARQSWVTLGAFLAVLLPRSWMSRDQGGPFDGWTLPLTLLIAHGTLILALRAFSEARAALAEEQARSRLLHDLAHRDPLTGLANRRALEQDLAGHPRRTGALLAVIDVDGLKRVNDSLGHAAGDDLLRRFAGGVARAVGPGGRAYRISGDEFALLIPGPATPDLEDLVETVAGEVRRTYPQAGASVGAAPWQPGESGGTWLARADRAMYRHKERDRSSTQPEDLN, encoded by the coding sequence ATGCGCCGCCCCCGGCTCCGGCTGCTGCCCCCCGATCCGCTGAGGTTGGTGCGGTGGGCGCCCCTGCTGGCGGCCTCGATCGGGCTGGTGCTCCTGTTGAGGTGCGGCACCGCGTCCCCCTTCTACGTGGGGCTGCTGCTGGCCGTGATTGCGTTCGGGCTGCTGCGTCTGTTCGGTCCCGCGCGGGTGCGGGCTCGGCTGCACGCGCAGTTTCCGGTCGCCTACGTGCTGCTGCTGTTGGGCGTGTGGGCGGTGGGCCTGCACGTGTTGCCGCAGCATCCCGCCACCCCCATGGCCCTGCTCGCCGCCCTGCTGCACACGACCACGCTGTACGTTTTTTTCTTTCTGCAACGCTCGCCCCGCGTGGCCGCCCGGCAGTCGTGGGTCACGCTGGGGGCCTTTCTGGCGGTGCTCCTGCCCCGGAGCTGGATGAGCCGGGATCAGGGCGGTCCCTTCGACGGGTGGACCCTGCCGCTGACCCTGCTGATTGCCCACGGCACGCTGATTCTGGCCCTGCGGGCATTTTCGGAGGCGCGGGCGGCGCTCGCCGAGGAACAGGCCCGCTCCCGGCTGCTGCATGACCTCGCGCACCGCGACCCCCTCACCGGCCTTGCCAACCGCCGCGCCCTCGAGCAGGATCTCGCCGGGCACCCGCGCCGAACCGGGGCGCTGCTCGCCGTGATCGACGTGGACGGCCTCAAGCGGGTCAACGACTCCCTGGGGCACGCCGCCGGGGACGACCTGCTGCGGCGCTTCGCCGGGGGGGTCGCCCGTGCGGTGGGGCCGGGGGGCCGCGCCTACCGCATCAGCGGCGACGAGTTCGCCCTGCTGATTCCCGGCCCGGCAACTCCCGACCTGGAAGACCTCGTCGAGACCGTCGCCGGGGAGGTGCGCCGGACCTACCCCCAGGCCGGGGCCAGCGTGGGCGCTGCCCCCTGGCAACCGGGCGAGAGCGGGGGCACCTGGCTCGCCCGCGCGGACCGCGCCATGTACCGCCACAAGGAGCGGGACCGCTCGTCCACGCAGCCGGAGGACCTGAATTAG
- the glpK gene encoding glycerol kinase GlpK, with the protein MTRYVLALDQGTTSSRALLFDREGTVQALAQKEVPPHFPRPGWVEHDPAELWSTQVGVAQEALARAGARPADVAAIGITNQRETTLLWDRRTGEPLHRAIVWQDRRTAPLCGELRARGLETAFREKTGLLLDPYFSGTKLRWLLDHVPGARERAERGELAFGTVDSWLVYQLTGGELHVTDATNASRTLLYSLRTGSWDDELLALLGIPRALLPEVRPSSEVYGHTAAHLFGHRIPVAGIAGDQQAATFGQACLTPGMAKNTYGTGCFLLLNTGAQAVPSAHRLLTTVAWELGGERTYALEGSVFVAGAAVGWLRDGLGLIREAGEVEALAASVPTSGGVYFVPAFVGLGAPYWDPYARGTLVGLTRGTTGAHIARAALEATAFQSAEVLLAMRGDHATPLREVRVDGGGSRNALLMQVQADLLGVPVVRPRVTETTALGAALLAGLAVGFWEGVEDVARLWQEERVFEPALADDEREHRLARWRQAVERSRGWAEGEEDGEA; encoded by the coding sequence ATGACCCGTTACGTCCTCGCGCTCGACCAGGGCACCACCAGCAGCCGGGCGCTGCTCTTTGACCGGGAGGGCACCGTGCAGGCCCTCGCGCAAAAGGAGGTGCCGCCGCACTTTCCCCGGCCCGGCTGGGTCGAGCATGACCCCGCCGAGCTGTGGAGCACGCAGGTCGGCGTGGCGCAAGAGGCGCTGGCCCGCGCGGGGGCGCGGCCCGCCGACGTGGCGGCCATCGGGATCACCAACCAGCGCGAGACCACGCTGCTGTGGGACCGCCGCACGGGCGAGCCGCTGCACCGGGCCATCGTGTGGCAGGACCGCCGCACCGCGCCCCTGTGCGGGGAACTGCGGGCGCGGGGGCTGGAAACCGCCTTCCGGGAGAAAACGGGCCTCCTCCTCGACCCCTACTTCAGCGGCACGAAGCTGCGCTGGCTGCTCGACCACGTGCCCGGAGCGCGGGAGCGGGCGGAGCGGGGCGAGCTGGCCTTCGGCACGGTGGACTCGTGGCTGGTCTATCAGCTCACGGGGGGCGAGTTGCACGTCACCGACGCGACGAACGCCAGCCGGACGCTGCTGTACAGCCTCCGCACCGGGAGCTGGGACGACGAACTGCTCGCGCTGCTGGGCATTCCCCGCGCCCTGCTGCCGGAGGTGCGCCCGAGTTCGGAAGTCTACGGGCACACCGCCGCGCACCTGTTCGGGCACCGGATTCCGGTCGCGGGCATCGCGGGGGACCAGCAGGCGGCGACCTTCGGGCAGGCGTGCCTGACGCCGGGCATGGCGAAAAATACCTACGGAACCGGCTGTTTCCTGCTGCTGAATACGGGTGCCCAGGCTGTTCCCAGCGCACACCGCCTGCTCACGACCGTGGCGTGGGAGCTGGGGGGCGAGCGCACCTACGCCCTGGAGGGCAGCGTCTTCGTGGCGGGGGCGGCGGTGGGCTGGCTGCGCGACGGGCTGGGGCTGATCCGCGAGGCGGGGGAGGTGGAGGCGCTGGCGGCGAGCGTGCCCACGTCGGGCGGCGTGTATTTCGTGCCCGCCTTCGTGGGATTGGGGGCGCCGTACTGGGACCCCTACGCGCGGGGCACGCTGGTGGGCCTGACGCGCGGAACGACCGGGGCGCATATCGCCCGCGCCGCGCTGGAGGCGACCGCCTTCCAGTCGGCCGAGGTGCTGCTCGCCATGCGGGGGGACCACGCCACCCCGCTGCGCGAGGTGCGGGTGGACGGCGGGGGCAGCCGCAACGCCCTCCTGATGCAGGTGCAGGCCGACCTGCTGGGGGTGCCCGTGGTGCGCCCGCGCGTGACCGAGACGACGGCCCTGGGTGCGGCCCTGCTCGCCGGACTGGCGGTGGGCTTCTGGGAGGGTGTGGAGGATGTGGCGCGGCTGTGGCAGGAGGAACGCGTCTTCGAGCCCGCGCTGGCCGACGACGAGCGCGAGCACCGCCTCGCCCGCTGGCGGCAGGCCGTCGAACGCAGCCGGGGCTGGGCGGAGGGGGAGGAGGACGGGGAAGCCTGA
- a CDS encoding M42 family metallopeptidase, whose amino-acid sequence MSAPQPTPDTERLLAHLRGLVALTGPSGSEEDVIRAAHRAALPLADRVEVDAFGNVVAVREAADPDARRLILAAHLDEVGFRVRAVTPGGFLRLEKVGGTDDRILLAQRVHVRTAEGTLLGVIGTKSAHLLTDADRSRVVPQAELYVDVGARSAEEAAGMGIRIGDPVGFVGELTELGRGSGRYVAHALDDRAGAAVLLALLERYRNASPPVTLIVAFTTQEEVGLRGATAVARAHGADVALALDMTAADDTPEFAAPHLRLGGGPTVKVMDFSTLSHPAVRRGLEAAAQARGLSVQPELLRGIGTDAGALQHAGRGIPAGAVSVANRSTHSPVEVLDLADLLGALELLDGFVQGLPDLDLRFVALDE is encoded by the coding sequence ATGTCTGCCCCCCAGCCCACCCCCGACACCGAGCGCCTCCTCGCCCACCTGCGCGGCCTCGTGGCCCTGACCGGCCCCAGCGGCTCCGAGGAGGACGTGATTCGCGCCGCCCACCGCGCCGCCCTGCCGCTGGCCGACCGGGTAGAGGTGGACGCTTTCGGCAACGTGGTCGCCGTGCGGGAGGCCGCCGACCCGGACGCCCGCCGCCTGATCCTCGCCGCGCACCTCGACGAGGTGGGCTTCCGGGTGCGGGCCGTCACGCCGGGAGGCTTCCTGCGGCTGGAAAAGGTGGGCGGCACCGACGACCGCATCCTGCTCGCCCAGCGGGTGCACGTGCGCACCGCTGAGGGGACACTGCTGGGGGTGATCGGCACCAAGAGCGCCCACCTCCTCACCGACGCCGACCGCTCCCGCGTGGTGCCGCAGGCCGAACTGTACGTGGACGTGGGTGCCCGCAGCGCCGAGGAGGCCGCTGGAATGGGCATCCGCATCGGTGACCCGGTGGGCTTCGTGGGGGAGCTGACTGAGCTTGGGCGCGGCAGCGGGCGGTATGTCGCCCATGCCCTCGACGACCGCGCCGGGGCGGCGGTGCTGCTCGCCCTGCTGGAGCGTTACCGCAACGCGTCCCCGCCCGTCACCCTGATCGTGGCCTTCACCACCCAGGAGGAGGTCGGCCTGCGCGGGGCCACCGCCGTCGCCCGCGCCCACGGGGCCGACGTGGCCCTCGCCCTCGACATGACGGCCGCCGACGACACCCCCGAGTTCGCCGCGCCGCACCTGCGGCTGGGCGGCGGCCCCACCGTCAAGGTGATGGACTTTTCCACCCTCTCGCACCCCGCCGTGCGCCGGGGGCTGGAGGCCGCCGCCCAGGCCCGTGGCCTGAGCGTGCAGCCCGAGCTGCTGCGCGGCATCGGCACCGACGCGGGGGCGCTGCAACACGCGGGCCGGGGCATTCCGGCGGGGGCTGTCTCGGTCGCCAACCGCTCCACCCACAGCCCGGTGGAGGTGCTGGACCTCGCGGACCTGCTCGGGGCGCTGGAGCTGCTGGACGGCTTCGTGCAGGGGCTGCCGGACCTCGACCTGCGGTTCGTGGCGCTGGACGAATAA
- a CDS encoding glycoside hydrolase family 43 protein gives MNFRTSASPLLAALLLGLGTSGAPAGAGGAEPLAQARPAAKPATYTNPVILDDFPDPFILRVGSTYYAYGTNSGGVDLPVLKSSDLVRWQRVGEGMGRLGAWATGGYTWAPEVARTGAGYVLYYTARHTESGRQCIGVAVSKLPTGPFNDANKAPLVCQLDLGGSIDASPFQDKDGQRYLYWKNDGNCCNQFTGIWVQKLSADGLKLTGKATDLLYNGALWEGNLIEAPQVYARAGKYYLFYSAADYNSDTYAVGYAVASSPTGPFRKLSREEPWLATKGKVAGPGGQGIITDGKGNPWLYYHAWTAGQVGYENGGQRSMRIDPLTWKNGLAVLRGPSLTPQVAPARP, from the coding sequence ATGAACTTCCGTACTTCTGCCTCTCCCCTGCTCGCCGCCCTGCTGCTGGGGCTGGGCACGAGCGGAGCGCCCGCCGGGGCGGGAGGAGCCGAGCCGCTCGCGCAGGCGCGGCCCGCCGCCAAACCCGCGACCTACACCAACCCCGTCATTCTCGACGACTTTCCCGACCCCTTCATCCTGCGGGTGGGGAGCACCTACTACGCCTACGGCACGAACAGCGGCGGGGTGGACCTGCCCGTGCTGAAAAGCAGCGACCTCGTGCGGTGGCAGCGGGTGGGCGAGGGCATGGGGCGGCTGGGGGCGTGGGCGACGGGCGGCTACACCTGGGCGCCGGAGGTGGCCCGCACGGGCGCCGGATACGTCCTGTACTACACCGCCCGCCACACCGAGAGCGGGCGCCAGTGCATCGGCGTGGCGGTGAGCAAGCTGCCCACCGGCCCCTTCAACGACGCGAACAAGGCCCCGCTGGTGTGCCAGCTCGACCTCGGCGGGAGCATCGACGCCAGCCCCTTTCAGGACAAGGACGGGCAGCGCTACCTGTACTGGAAGAATGACGGCAACTGCTGCAACCAGTTCACCGGCATCTGGGTCCAGAAGCTCAGCGCGGACGGGCTGAAGCTCACGGGCAAGGCCACCGACCTGCTCTACAACGGGGCGCTGTGGGAGGGCAACCTGATCGAGGCGCCGCAGGTGTACGCGCGGGCGGGCAAGTATTACCTCTTTTACAGCGCCGCCGACTACAACAGCGACACCTACGCGGTGGGCTACGCGGTGGCCTCCAGCCCGACCGGACCCTTCCGCAAGCTCAGCCGCGAGGAACCGTGGCTGGCGACGAAGGGCAAGGTCGCCGGACCCGGCGGGCAGGGCATCATCACGGACGGGAAGGGCAATCCGTGGCTGTACTACCACGCTTGGACAGCAGGACAGGTCGGCTACGAGAACGGCGGGCAGCGGTCGATGCGGATCGACCCCCTGACATGGAAGAACGGGCTGGCGGTGCTGAGAGGCCCCAGCCTGACCCCGCAGGTGGCCCCGGCGCGGCCCTGA